The genomic DNA TGGCGGCAGTGGTCGGGCCCCCATGCTGGCTGAAGGATGCCACCCGTTGTCCTGTGACTTGGCGGCAGtggtcgggcccacgggctggctgaagGACGCCACCCGTGGTCCTGTGACTTGGCAGCAGtggtcgggcccacgggctggctgaagGAAGCCTCCAGTGGTGCTGTGACTTGGCGGCCGtggtcgggcccacgggctggctgagGGAAGCCATCCGTGGGGCTGCGACTTGGCAGCAGTGGTTGGGTCCATGGGCTGTCTAAGGGAAGCCACCCGTTGGGCTGCGACTTGGCAGTGGTCGGCCCATGGCTGGCTGAGGGAAGCCACCCGTGGGGCTGTGACTTGGCGGCAGTGGTCGGGCCCATGGGCTGGCTATGGGAAGCCACCCGTGGGGCTGCGACTTGGTGGCAGTGGTCGGCCCACGGGCTGGCTGTAACGCCACCCGTGGGGCTGCGACTTGGCGGCGGTGACgtcgggcccacgggctggctcAGTAGTCACCCGTGGGGCTGCGACTTGGCGGCAGTGGTCCCACGGGCTGGCTGTCACGCCACCCGTGGGCTGCGGCTTGGCATAAGATCGCCTGCTCCGCGCCGAGCCCACGGCTGGCTATTACGCCACCTGTGGGACTGCGGCTTGGCATAA from Eriocheir sinensis breed Jianghai 21 chromosome 20, ASM2467909v1, whole genome shotgun sequence includes the following:
- the LOC127001043 gene encoding uncharacterized protein LOC127001043 produces the protein MGPTTAAKSQPHGWLPSASHGPTTAKSQPNGWLPLDSPWTQPLLPSRSPTDGFPQPARGPDHGRQVTAPLEASFSQPVGPTTAAKSQDHGWRPSASPWARPLPPSHRTTGGILQPAWGPDHCRQDAATRVASFSQHVGPTTAAKSQPHWWLS